In one window of Zhongshania aliphaticivorans DNA:
- a CDS encoding YeeE/YedE family protein translates to MMETAFTPFTAIIGGALIGLSAVMLMWSVGRIAGISGIVAGAMFEGGNERSWRLVFLLGLLVGAFLAALFTGALIDVKSVASTPMLIVAGLLVGVGTRMGGGCTSGHGVCGVSRFSQRSLVATAVFMASGIVTVFVLRHLLGEGV, encoded by the coding sequence ATGATGGAAACGGCGTTTACGCCATTTACGGCAATTATTGGCGGTGCGCTGATAGGTCTTTCAGCTGTGATGCTGATGTGGTCAGTTGGCCGGATTGCAGGGATATCGGGCATTGTTGCTGGCGCGATGTTTGAGGGTGGCAATGAACGTTCTTGGCGCTTAGTGTTTTTGCTTGGTTTATTGGTGGGAGCGTTTCTAGCCGCCTTGTTTACCGGCGCTTTAATTGATGTAAAGAGTGTCGCAAGTACTCCTATGTTAATAGTGGCTGGTTTGTTGGTAGGTGTTGGCACTCGAATGGGCGGTGGTTGCACTTCTGGGCATGGTGTTTGTGGTGTGTCCCGCTTTTCGCAGCGATCACTAGTGGCCACAGCTGTTTTTATGGCGAGTGGTATTGTCACGGTTTTTGTCCTTAGGCATTTGTTGGGAGAGGGGGTATGA
- a CDS encoding DUF6691 family protein, translating to MNRWFIAFAGGLFGVGIAISGMANPAKVQNFLDIAGIWDPSLALVMGTALLLATPGYYFVLRMSSPKYAEVFSLPTRKDIDGRLILGAMLFGIGWALSGLCPAPALVGVLTGLSSFFVFLLAMLVGMFLHKFVFA from the coding sequence ATGAACCGTTGGTTTATAGCCTTTGCTGGGGGATTGTTTGGTGTTGGAATTGCCATATCTGGTATGGCAAACCCAGCCAAAGTTCAGAATTTTTTGGATATTGCCGGGATTTGGGACCCTAGCTTGGCTCTCGTTATGGGGACAGCTTTGCTCCTTGCCACACCGGGCTATTATTTTGTGTTGAGAATGTCTTCGCCAAAGTATGCGGAAGTCTTTTCATTACCAACAAGAAAAGATATTGATGGAAGGTTAATATTAGGAGCAATGTTGTTTGGAATAGGTTGGGCGCTTAGTGGTCTATGCCCTGCGCCTGCTCTAGTGGGAGTTCTAACCGGCTTATCAAGTTTTTTTGTGTTTTTACTGGCGATGCTGGTTGGCATGTTTTTGCACAAGTTTGTATTTGCATAA
- a CDS encoding DUF2505 domain-containing protein, protein MAVACKYKNNIDEVWAILCDPDFRVERSLALGELSAECEVEEDGDEVCIRMVREVTRELPSVLAKIFNPKQTLEFVERWRACDKGWEGELAISIKSQPVELSAKVSLLEVAGGCEYSVSHRCKAKIPLVGGKVEKFVLSQTDAGAKDELDYLKKKLA, encoded by the coding sequence ATGGCAGTGGCGTGTAAGTATAAGAATAATATTGACGAAGTGTGGGCTATTTTGTGTGACCCTGACTTTCGCGTGGAGCGCAGCTTAGCACTGGGTGAGTTGAGCGCGGAGTGTGAGGTTGAGGAGGACGGTGACGAGGTGTGCATACGTATGGTCAGAGAGGTGACGCGCGAACTACCCTCGGTATTAGCTAAAATCTTTAACCCCAAGCAAACACTGGAGTTTGTTGAGCGTTGGCGGGCTTGCGATAAAGGCTGGGAAGGGGAGCTTGCCATAAGCATCAAGTCTCAGCCGGTGGAGTTGTCTGCGAAGGTGTCGTTATTAGAAGTCGCCGGTGGATGTGAATACAGTGTGTCGCATCGCTGTAAGGCAAAAATTCCTCTTGTTGGTGGTAAAGTTGAAAAATTTGTTCTTTCGCAGACAGATGCTGGTGCAAAAGATGAATTAGATTATCTAAAGAAGAAATTAGCCTAA
- a CDS encoding tRNA-dihydrouridine synthase: protein MQLHLAPMEGVVNARMRALLTAVGGIDRCITEFVRITDQLLPARVYHRLCPELENGCKTPSGTPVFIQLLGGEPTPMAENAARAASLGAIGIDTNFGCPAKCVNRHRGGSILLNEPELLYQIIKAMRNAVPCDIPITAKIRLGFNDASQLIDIVSAINEAGANGLTIHARTKADGYKPPAHWHQLAKVHDFIDVPVIANGEVWNPSDFYTCQTQSGCADVMLGRGLLARPDLALEIKSIERGEEYQRYEWPQILTLVDALFCDSIANCAPRHVGGPIKQWLGYLRREYPMAQQLFEQIKRLNTAADISAALKEHSNDQLVIAA from the coding sequence ATGCAACTACATCTCGCCCCTATGGAAGGCGTCGTCAACGCAAGAATGCGCGCCCTTTTAACCGCCGTGGGTGGAATCGATCGCTGCATTACCGAATTTGTGCGGATAACAGATCAGCTGCTGCCCGCTAGAGTCTACCATCGCCTATGCCCAGAGCTAGAAAACGGCTGTAAAACACCTTCGGGAACCCCTGTATTCATACAGCTACTAGGCGGGGAACCCACTCCAATGGCTGAAAATGCTGCGCGAGCTGCAAGTTTAGGCGCGATTGGCATCGATACTAATTTTGGCTGCCCAGCAAAATGCGTAAATCGTCATCGCGGTGGATCGATACTTCTGAACGAGCCAGAGCTTCTTTATCAAATCATCAAAGCTATGCGCAATGCCGTTCCTTGCGACATTCCCATTACTGCTAAAATACGGCTCGGTTTTAATGATGCAAGCCAGCTCATTGACATTGTCAGCGCCATAAATGAAGCAGGAGCTAACGGCCTCACCATTCACGCTCGTACCAAAGCTGATGGGTATAAGCCTCCCGCACACTGGCACCAACTTGCAAAAGTACATGATTTTATCGATGTTCCCGTTATTGCCAACGGCGAAGTCTGGAATCCTAGCGACTTCTACACATGCCAGACACAAAGCGGGTGCGCCGACGTTATGCTGGGGCGCGGCCTGTTAGCTAGACCGGACCTAGCGCTTGAAATCAAATCTATTGAACGTGGTGAAGAGTACCAACGCTATGAATGGCCTCAAATTCTCACTTTAGTTGACGCACTTTTTTGCGACAGCATCGCAAATTGCGCCCCTCGACATGTTGGCGGACCCATAAAACAATGGTTGGGATATCTACGCAGGGAATACCCTATGGCACAGCAATTGTTTGAGCAAATTAAGCGCTTAAATACCGCCGCCGACATAAGCGCCGCGCTCAAAGAGCACAGCAACGATCAACTGGTCATTGCTGCTTAA
- a CDS encoding rubredoxin: MSELNKWECVICGFIYDEAEGIPDEGIPAGTLWADVPEDWECPDCGISKFDFDMVPA; encoded by the coding sequence GTGAGTGAGTTAAATAAGTGGGAATGCGTTATTTGTGGGTTTATTTACGATGAGGCCGAGGGTATACCCGATGAAGGAATTCCCGCCGGTACATTATGGGCTGACGTGCCAGAAGACTGGGAGTGCCCAGATTGCGGAATAAGTAAATTTGATTTTGATATGGTTCCAGCGTAA
- a CDS encoding DUF3012 domain-containing protein encodes MKIIKLFGLLAVAYMISGCAPEVGSDAWCEALGKKSKADWSTNEALDFAKNCLVD; translated from the coding sequence ATGAAAATAATAAAGTTGTTTGGATTGCTGGCTGTGGCTTATATGATTTCTGGGTGTGCACCGGAAGTGGGTAGTGATGCGTGGTGTGAGGCATTAGGCAAAAAGTCGAAAGCTGACTGGTCTACTAACGAAGCCTTAGACTTCGCGAAAAACTGCCTTGTAGATTAA
- a CDS encoding type II secretion system protein N, translating to MTLIRLFPPRVAAGVNILLWALFLVCLSSLCWQVSAWLRDPVLPTAAGNNGSLSDLATQSSDPSYNVQSLLAVPLFGVPAVDAPMPDETEQDVRRSTLKITVIGLVAGSDEQGVAVLKHGRITKAYGIGEKIEVPGSVRLLAVYPEYIIIENNRKREKIELDKKTALAGISSAASPSVDDSDTIDLNSTEIRQLIGDARDTVQNSPLMLARFFSASPVNENGNLIGYELKPGRDKRLFDKLSLSLGDVVLSVNGQSVADLQPQELFKLMQNTTSFELLVQRADTILTKRFDI from the coding sequence GTGACATTGATAAGGTTATTCCCTCCTCGCGTGGCAGCTGGCGTAAATATACTCCTGTGGGCACTGTTTTTAGTGTGTTTGTCGAGTCTTTGCTGGCAGGTGTCAGCGTGGCTCCGAGACCCCGTGCTTCCTACTGCTGCGGGTAATAATGGCAGTCTAAGTGATCTCGCTACCCAATCTAGTGACCCTTCATATAATGTTCAAAGCCTCCTAGCTGTCCCTTTGTTTGGTGTGCCAGCTGTGGATGCCCCAATGCCGGACGAAACTGAGCAGGATGTCCGGCGTAGCACGCTAAAAATCACAGTCATTGGTTTGGTGGCGGGTAGTGATGAGCAAGGGGTCGCCGTTCTTAAGCATGGTCGAATAACCAAGGCCTATGGCATAGGCGAGAAAATTGAAGTACCGGGTTCGGTGCGCCTGTTAGCCGTTTATCCTGAATACATCATTATTGAGAACAACCGTAAACGAGAAAAAATAGAGCTAGATAAAAAAACGGCTTTGGCGGGTATAAGTAGTGCTGCGTCGCCCAGTGTCGATGACAGTGATACTATCGATCTAAACAGCACCGAAATTCGCCAGCTGATAGGAGATGCTAGGGACACTGTACAAAACAGCCCCTTAATGTTGGCGCGTTTTTTTTCTGCAAGTCCTGTTAATGAAAATGGGAACTTGATTGGCTACGAACTAAAACCCGGTAGAGATAAGCGTCTATTTGATAAGCTGTCTTTATCTCTGGGTGATGTGGTTTTATCTGTAAATGGTCAATCAGTTGCAGACTTACAGCCACAAGAGTTATTTAAACTTATGCAGAACACCACGTCCTTTGAGCTTCTGGTTCAACGAGCCGATACAATCCTTACCAAAAGATTTGATATATGA
- the gspD gene encoding type II secretion system secretin GspD codes for MKFLLHKCCLVFGLFILLTGNVLAERFDLDMQDVDISEFINTVAKLTGKTIVVDSRVKGKISVESHRKLDADELYQIFLLQLGVEGYSAIEVGDGILKVIPNQAAKIEGIDVQGSSSRLGRSESIVTRIAQLQNADADELVKSLRPLVDNKVGVITSYADSNIILITDRESNVRRLMSIVTAVNSVDTQLMETVALQHSSAQEIESILTKVLSQQTRKRGAAKPVVAADPRTNTLILFGDEDSRSYLRRLVAELDSEVRNQSNIRVRYLKYSKAADIAPVLKSISDTLIKGDEAAKSASNGASSLINIEAHDQTNSIVMSGSPHIIDDLESVIVDLDIRRAQVLVEAIIIEVTDSRAKELGVQWLFQGEDSGTTPVGGVNFSGGASGTGSTPGIVSLLAGDDVAAAAASGIKGAAIGLGKISDGAFSFASLVTALASDTESNILSTPSLLTLDNEEASILVGQEIPVVTGSTASSTNTNPFQTITRQEVGIKLLFTPQINEGDAVQLNIEQEVSSLSPSTDAADVITNKRTISTTVLVNDGATIVLGGLIDDQVSEQSAKVPLLGDIPILGRLFRSDSTSKVKSNLMVFIRPTIVRDQNTLSELSARKYNFIRAEQLVKAEKGINLFPFTEMAVLPEWVGMDPSPPGILPSKPVPPPMTPAEEAVEKKLMPLPASKDQPLPAAQ; via the coding sequence ATGAAATTTTTATTGCATAAATGCTGCCTAGTTTTCGGACTGTTTATATTGCTGACGGGCAATGTCCTTGCGGAGCGTTTTGACCTCGACATGCAGGATGTGGATATAAGCGAGTTTATCAACACTGTCGCTAAGTTAACCGGTAAAACTATTGTTGTAGATAGCCGTGTTAAAGGCAAAATCAGTGTCGAAAGCCATCGCAAATTAGACGCAGACGAGTTGTATCAGATATTTTTACTGCAACTGGGGGTTGAGGGGTATTCGGCAATTGAGGTGGGCGATGGGATTTTAAAAGTTATCCCAAACCAAGCTGCTAAAATCGAAGGGATTGATGTCCAAGGTAGTAGCTCGCGGCTTGGTCGTAGTGAGTCTATTGTTACTCGGATCGCGCAATTACAAAACGCAGATGCTGATGAACTCGTGAAGTCGCTGAGGCCATTGGTAGATAATAAAGTCGGTGTGATTACGAGCTATGCTGACTCTAATATTATTTTGATTACAGATCGTGAATCCAACGTTAGACGTTTAATGTCTATTGTTACTGCCGTTAACTCGGTGGATACACAATTAATGGAAACGGTTGCTTTACAGCACTCTTCAGCGCAGGAAATTGAGAGTATTTTAACCAAGGTACTATCTCAGCAAACCCGTAAGCGCGGTGCTGCCAAACCGGTTGTTGCTGCTGATCCGCGCACTAATACACTCATTTTATTTGGCGATGAAGATTCCCGCTCGTATTTGCGACGTTTGGTTGCAGAATTGGACAGCGAGGTTCGCAATCAATCGAATATCCGCGTGAGGTATTTAAAATACTCTAAAGCTGCCGATATTGCTCCCGTTCTTAAAAGTATCAGTGATACCTTAATTAAAGGGGATGAAGCCGCTAAATCGGCGAGTAATGGTGCTTCGTCGCTAATTAATATTGAAGCGCATGATCAAACAAACTCAATTGTTATGTCTGGAAGTCCGCATATTATCGATGATTTAGAATCGGTGATCGTGGATTTAGATATTCGTCGAGCTCAGGTCTTGGTTGAAGCCATCATTATTGAGGTTACGGATAGCCGCGCGAAAGAGTTGGGTGTGCAATGGCTGTTTCAGGGCGAGGATTCAGGCACCACTCCAGTGGGTGGCGTCAATTTTAGCGGCGGCGCATCGGGTACAGGTAGTACGCCAGGTATAGTTAGTTTGCTAGCTGGTGATGATGTCGCAGCGGCGGCGGCCAGTGGTATTAAGGGTGCGGCAATTGGTTTAGGTAAGATTTCTGACGGTGCCTTTAGTTTTGCCTCTTTGGTTACGGCGCTCGCCAGCGATACAGAGTCAAATATTCTTTCTACTCCGAGTTTACTTACGCTTGATAATGAAGAGGCATCCATCTTAGTCGGTCAAGAAATCCCGGTAGTAACGGGTTCTACGGCTAGCTCGACAAACACCAACCCCTTTCAGACAATCACTCGGCAAGAGGTCGGTATTAAATTGTTATTTACGCCCCAGATTAATGAGGGCGACGCGGTACAGCTCAATATTGAACAGGAAGTGTCGTCACTTAGTCCATCGACTGACGCAGCAGATGTTATTACTAATAAACGTACAATCAGTACTACCGTGCTAGTGAATGATGGCGCAACGATTGTGCTTGGTGGTCTGATCGATGATCAGGTATCTGAGCAATCGGCAAAGGTTCCTTTACTGGGTGACATCCCTATTCTTGGCCGTTTATTTCGCTCGGACTCTACAAGTAAAGTAAAAAGTAATTTAATGGTGTTTATCCGCCCAACCATAGTTAGGGATCAGAATACCTTATCGGAATTAAGTGCTCGCAAATATAATTTCATTCGTGCTGAGCAGTTGGTTAAGGCTGAAAAAGGGATTAATTTATTTCCGTTCACAGAGATGGCGGTGCTACCAGAGTGGGTGGGAATGGATCCTTCGCCTCCAGGCATATTACCTAGTAAGCCTGTGCCGCCGCCAATGACACCTGCGGAAGAAGCGGTTGAAAAGAAGTTGATGCCACTACCTGCTAGCAAAGATCAGCCTCTACCGGCCGCGCAATAA
- the gspE gene encoding type II secretion system ATPase GspE — protein sequence MSQPLSYAFARSNRVLVEEVGANSFDILCCKETPASAVAEVQRVLHGQVKLTLCDEAILQEKINETFQRQQGDAMSAMGDISNEVDLDRLAEEIPESQDLLDAQDDAPVIRLINALFGEALKRDASDIHIETYEKTMSVRLRVDGILQEVLTPSRRLAPLLVSRIKVMSRLDIAEKRVPQDGRVSLRIAGRSVDVRVSTIPSNYGERVVMRLLDKQAARIDINQLGMPDKTLSTLKDLLQQPNGILLVTGPTGSGKTTTLYAGLMSLNDRRRNILTVEDPVEYDIDGIGQTQVHAKVGMTFARGLRAILRQDPDVVMLGEVRDKETAEIAVQASLTGHMVLSTLHTNTAVGAVTRLVDIGVEPYLIASSLKGVLAQRLVRKLCQQCRHEIVLDKTEARLLGDPKLEGSKAFNATGCDDCQHTGYKGRQGVYELLVIDREVAELIHNRASEHDILRQVGSDMPSLMGEGRRLVLSGQTSVDELLRSVREGGDAGL from the coding sequence ATGAGTCAGCCACTAAGTTACGCCTTTGCGCGCAGTAATCGTGTGTTGGTAGAGGAAGTTGGAGCGAATAGTTTTGACATCCTTTGCTGTAAGGAAACGCCAGCTTCTGCGGTTGCAGAAGTGCAGCGGGTGCTGCATGGGCAAGTAAAGCTTACGCTTTGTGATGAAGCCATTTTACAAGAAAAAATCAACGAGACATTTCAGCGCCAGCAAGGTGATGCAATGTCGGCGATGGGAGACATATCCAATGAAGTTGACTTGGATCGTCTTGCCGAAGAAATTCCCGAGTCTCAAGACTTATTAGATGCCCAAGACGACGCTCCGGTTATTCGTTTAATCAATGCCCTTTTTGGCGAGGCTTTAAAGCGTGACGCGTCTGATATTCATATTGAAACCTATGAAAAAACCATGTCAGTCCGCTTGCGAGTTGATGGCATTCTGCAAGAAGTTTTAACCCCTAGTCGACGTTTGGCGCCATTGTTAGTTTCGCGAATTAAAGTCATGTCACGTCTTGATATTGCGGAGAAACGCGTTCCTCAAGATGGCCGTGTTTCACTGCGTATTGCGGGTCGCTCTGTCGATGTTCGAGTGTCGACCATCCCCTCCAATTACGGTGAACGTGTGGTTATGCGTTTACTGGATAAGCAAGCGGCTCGCATAGATATTAATCAGCTAGGCATGCCGGATAAGACGTTATCTACGTTAAAAGATCTTCTTCAGCAACCCAACGGGATTCTTTTGGTCACGGGTCCAACTGGGTCAGGTAAAACCACAACGCTATACGCTGGGTTAATGTCCCTAAACGACCGTCGACGGAATATTCTAACGGTGGAAGACCCTGTCGAGTACGATATCGACGGAATTGGTCAAACCCAAGTGCATGCCAAGGTGGGGATGACATTTGCAAGAGGGCTGCGGGCTATTCTGCGTCAAGACCCCGATGTGGTCATGCTGGGTGAAGTTCGGGACAAAGAAACGGCTGAAATTGCTGTTCAGGCCTCTTTGACTGGCCACATGGTATTGTCGACATTGCATACCAATACGGCAGTCGGTGCGGTAACTCGCTTAGTGGATATTGGTGTAGAGCCTTACTTAATTGCGTCGAGTCTCAAAGGTGTTTTAGCCCAACGCCTGGTGCGTAAATTGTGTCAGCAATGTCGGCATGAAATTGTGCTTGATAAAACTGAGGCGAGATTATTGGGTGACCCTAAACTTGAGGGTAGTAAGGCATTCAATGCTACCGGCTGTGATGATTGTCAGCATACCGGTTATAAAGGTCGTCAAGGTGTGTATGAGCTTTTAGTTATTGATCGTGAGGTCGCCGAATTGATTCACAATCGTGCCAGCGAGCACGATATTTTACGTCAAGTTGGCAGTGATATGCCCTCCTTGATGGGGGAGGGGCGGCGTTTGGTTTTGTCAGGGCAAACCAGTGTTGATGAGTTATTAAGAAGCGTACGTGAGGGCGGTGATGCCGGCCTTTGA
- the gspF gene encoding type II secretion system inner membrane protein GspF codes for MPAFEYRALDANGANKKGIIEADSGRQARQLLRDQKLFPLDVKQTREKTRADNARRGFGRSRVSIAELALFVRHLATLIQSGIPLEEALAATAKHTRKAYLKRVVLDLRARVLEGHSLADGLNEHPQVFNAVFRALVSSGEKSGDLGLILEQLAEYTEDSQKLRGVIVQAAMYPLVLCFVALSVIAALMTYVVPKVTAQFAHYDQALPMLTRILITLSDGLAANWLYMVVIIIALILGAKWWLTSPSRRLRADKAILKVPLWGMLMLELDAARMLRTLSILMSSGVPFLETLKVACDTLANEHLKKSMATVREQVREGKSFSRSLQDEAELPPLAIYMIASGEASGEMEAMTQRAASNLERELQARVQMFVSLFEPLLIVVLGGVVLSIVLAIMLPILQLNNLTQF; via the coding sequence ATGCCGGCCTTTGAGTATCGTGCGCTAGATGCTAACGGCGCCAATAAGAAAGGGATTATTGAAGCGGACTCTGGCCGTCAAGCGCGTCAGCTATTACGTGATCAAAAACTATTCCCCTTAGATGTAAAACAAACTCGAGAGAAAACACGTGCAGATAATGCACGTCGTGGCTTTGGGCGTTCGCGGGTGAGTATCGCTGAGCTCGCGCTATTTGTCCGACATTTAGCCACCCTTATCCAATCTGGAATCCCATTGGAGGAGGCCTTAGCGGCCACGGCAAAGCATACCCGTAAAGCTTATTTAAAACGGGTGGTATTAGATTTACGAGCACGGGTACTTGAAGGGCATTCTTTGGCTGATGGCCTGAATGAACACCCTCAGGTATTTAATGCTGTTTTTAGGGCTTTAGTGAGCTCAGGTGAAAAATCTGGCGATCTTGGCTTAATACTAGAGCAGCTAGCGGAATATACCGAAGATAGCCAAAAGCTGCGCGGCGTGATTGTTCAGGCAGCAATGTATCCATTAGTGCTGTGTTTTGTCGCACTGTCAGTGATAGCGGCTTTGATGACCTATGTTGTACCCAAGGTGACGGCGCAATTTGCCCATTACGATCAAGCCCTGCCAATGTTAACGCGTATATTAATTACTCTCAGCGATGGTCTCGCGGCAAATTGGTTGTATATGGTGGTGATTATTATTGCCCTGATACTAGGTGCAAAATGGTGGTTAACATCGCCATCGAGACGTTTACGAGCAGATAAAGCTATTTTGAAAGTGCCCTTGTGGGGCATGTTAATGTTGGAGCTAGATGCCGCCCGTATGCTGAGAACATTATCTATTTTAATGTCTTCCGGTGTGCCGTTTTTAGAAACATTGAAGGTCGCGTGTGACACATTAGCTAATGAGCATTTGAAAAAGAGTATGGCGACGGTTCGTGAGCAGGTTCGCGAAGGCAAAAGCTTTAGCCGTAGTTTACAAGATGAGGCGGAATTACCTCCTCTGGCGATTTATATGATTGCTAGTGGTGAAGCCAGTGGTGAAATGGAAGCGATGACTCAGCGGGCGGCATCAAATCTCGAGCGCGAATTACAAGCGCGTGTGCAGATGTTTGTTAGTTTGTTTGAGCCGTTATTAATAGTGGTTTTAGGTGGTGTAGTGTTGTCAATTGTATTAGCTATTATGCTGCCAATATTGCAGTTGAATAATCTCACTCAGTTTTAG